The Juglans regia cultivar Chandler chromosome 1, Walnut 2.0, whole genome shotgun sequence nucleotide sequence GTGCTCCAGCCGTAAAATTATTGTTGAAATGATCCCTCCTGTTTTCAAGGGTAAGTGAGTTGTCAGATTAATATTATTGTCTATTGTTCTTTATAGTTGTAACTTTCACTAGTATAACTATTAGCTTATAGAATAAGTACACGAAGCATGGAAATTTTAAATGGCAGAGCATAGGCTTGTCAAGCCATTAAAATATAATGGCCATCATTGGTTTCCTACTacagattttattttgtttcatactGAGTCATGCCATCAAATTGAAACTCTGAACTGTTTATACAATGGAGATACCACCATTATAGGTTATGATGGTGAAGAACAATAATTACAAACATAATTGTGCTACTTGGTATTCACAAACAATCTTGCATAGTATAGATCTGGCTTTTTGTCTGTTGacatctatttttcttttgctttccaCTGGATGACTGGTAATGACCAATAGTTTGATGTTAATTTCAGATTAAACGGTATTCATGACTTCTACtccttaaaaaggaaaagcttcgAATGATGATGGCACCTTGGAAGTGCTTTATTATTGTACATACTGTAtactaagaatattttattagaaattattagAACAAATGAATAGGTATTTGTTCATTCAATACTTAGATTTCTTCAATGTCCTCCATTTTGAATGCTTCAGAAGGTTAACTTATTTTGtgatctacttataaaaaaacttattttgtgATCTGACATATCAACAGTTGTAGGGCTCATAGAGTTCTTGTTTATATGGGATTCGGTATATGGcatctactttttcaaattggGGAATAAATTGAAGAGCGGATTActttttgtaattattgattaaacaaattattttgaagCCTGTTGCATCAGTCCTTGGGATTCCACATGAAAACATCTTTGCCAATCGATTGCTATTTGGAAGTTCTGGGGAGTTTGTGGAGTTTGACACCAAGGAGCCCACTTCAAGAAGTGGAGGAAAAGCCGCTGCAGTTCAACAGATAAGGCAGGCAAGCCTCTTAGCTGTTTGTTTAATAGTTGGTTGTTAAGAATGTTTCTCACTCCCCTCTGCCCCTTACCCACCCTCACTCTCTCTGTGTCTGCGAgtatataaagatgatgaagGGAAAAGAGTGAAGATAGAATCTAGTACTATCTCTAGAGAGAGGTGATGGGTTTTTCAGTGGCAAAGAGAATCCATGTTGGAGCTTAAAAAGGTGAgccacgagagagagagatggtaaGGTTTTATTTGACATtatatgggaaaaaaatatcattagcTTAATGTATTCACATTGTTACTGTTAGTCAAGCAATCTGTGAACTTAAGCATATATGCATTTTTTCAATTTGCTATGATCATGATTCTCCCCCACCACTTCTCCCATTGTACATGCATGCTCTAAACTGAAGTGAAACTCAAACCAAATCCACGGCTTTCCCATGTTTAGACACATTACAACCTCCATCATAGCGACTCTGCCTCTACAGAGACACATTTCATGCTAAGGAATATGTTCTAACATAAACCCAGACTACCAAACTGGTAATCAAATTCCTGAAGTaccagagtaccaaaacagtgTGTGATTGGGTTCATTATCACACtgaaaactcaaccaaaaatataagaacaaacaaaacaaaatcgacacaatcattaaaataaaacagataTCAAATCTCAcaactaaaaccctaaacacaaAATCATTTATGTTTATGCATTGCTACGAAAACATTTATGCATTGCtacgaaaagaaaaggagaagaaaaccctaaaccAGATGCCAAATTTTACCAACGAGCATAATAGaatagaaattttgagaaagttgaaatcTACGACAGCAAAGTAGAAGAATTAATGGGTTTAACCCACTAACCTTGATTCTgagttgcgatggagagagtgagatcTGCAAGAGTCAGCTGCGATGGAGAGAgctgcgatggagagagtgagcTTGTGAGGAGGAGAGCCGCTGCGAGGGAGAGTGTCGACTCGAGCGGGTATTCCGTGAGATTTTAGATGAAATCGGGTAAACGGGTAATACCTGTTTAAAAACAAATCGGGTAACGGGTATTCCGTTTCCGCTTTAAAACACAACCGGGTCGGGtaattcgggtcgggtcgggtctgTAATTCGGTCGGGCCGGGTATTCGGTCTTTTTGTTCACCCCTACTTGTAGCGGCTAGGGGTGTTTGTGAAGAGGCTTTTCGTATCATATGAAGAGTTTGAGGTGTCACCTGTGGAAGAACCTTGATATAGATTTGTCGTCGTTGAGGTTGGGCTTCATCAAGCTCAATAGCACCACCTTCCATGTTGCTTACTCCCTAATGCCCGATGCCTTTCCTAATTCGATGTTGCATacctgaagaaaaaaaaatttaacacaGCTTTGTAATCATTTTATCCTGAATTAAACTCTTGTTGTGCCTACTCTCGCTTCGCCATGTTGTTTTTTGTTCTGAATTTGAATTCTTAAATGCCCTGGATGGATGCCCCTAGTCTGGATTTCTTATTAGAGCAGACTTAAAGGACAATTAACTAACCAGAACAAAAGCGGTTTGGTAGAGTGACCTAAAAATAAGGCGATTTCTCTTCatttgttgtgatttttctttcttaggcaattgctatattgcacatGCCTGGGTGTGATAATCAAGGGTGAGGGCTTGTGCATCCCTATTTGTGATCGCCTTTACCCATTCACCAACTGAGGCGAGGGGAAAAGGGTGCTCGACTTAGGGGCGAGGGACGGGATAGTCAATGGACTATCTTTGCCTGTTAGTTGCTGCATGAGTCACTGGACTCATTGGCAAAGGTTAGAGCAGCCAAAGGGCTATCTCTGACCTTTGGTTGTTGTGCGAGTCGAGGGACTCGATTTTTTGGGCAAAAGTCAAAATAGCCAAGGGACTGTTGTCACCCTCGAATTGTTTatgcgagtctagggactcgagtTGGTGGGCGAGGGCCAACACAGCGAAAGGGCCATCATGGTTCTATTAGTCACCATGCTGGCTAAAAGGTTGACGATGAAAGTAGTGAACAGGTTGTCTTCCCCCTTCATCCGATGTGCGAGTTGATGGAATGTCTTCCCCCTTTATCCACGACAAGAGTCTTGTCATATGAATCTAGAGACTCAACTTTGTAGCCAAGTTTAGAGACTCGACTTTGTGGGTAAGTCTAGGGACTTGGGTTTgtgagtaaaaatattttgttggatTGGACACAACAATTTTAGAAAAGAGGCGATTCCATTTGTTTCTTTCCAGCATACATGGGTGGCCCTTAGGCATACTATTTTCTCAAGTGCTTGGCATCCCATGGGTAGGGCAGCTCCCTTCCTTGGGCATCTTTGAGTCGGTATAAGCCTGGCTGGTTGTTGGTGACTACCACGTATGATCACTCCCATCGAGGGCCTAGCCTCCCTTCTTTTGGAGTTGTTAGTCTTGTTTCCCTTAGAACCAGGTTGTCGACTTTGAAGGATTTCGGCTTCACCCTTTGGTTGAAGTAACGTTCGGTCTCTCTTTTGTTAATCACCATTCGCACTTCGGCCTCTTCTCGCTTTTCTTCCAGTAAGTCGGCATGCTCTTCCAATCTCTTGTTATTGGCACTACCGCCACCTCCCATATGTCAGCACGAAGGGGTTTTCTCTAGTTGGCATTCGCACGGTTGTTCGGTAGGCCCACAAGACTCCTAAGAGTTCTTTTGCCTAATTTCCTCTTCGGTGAGttggcttctttttttttttccaagattcTGAAAAGGGTTTTGTTGGCTGATTTTACTTGTACATTAGCCTGAGGGTGCCTTTGATCCCCAACCCTTTACACCAGTTGCGATAATGGTCAGAGTCCAACTATCGTCAGTTGTTGGAGATCACAAACTAGAGAATATCGAATCTACATACAATAGACGTCCATAGAAATCTAGTGATGTTGCTAGCCGTGATCATGGCCAAAGCTCCAGCCTTTTACCCACCTGCGAAGTAGTCCACAACGACTATCACGAACTTCACACCTCTTTTTCCTGGGGGTTAAAGGGCCGACTATGTCCACCCCCCATTGGGTGAATGGGCAAGACAACATGATCGATATGAGTGTAACAGGTCCGGTTCGATTcggttttgtacattttttttataatcaaaccGATATATATTGGTAATTGAAGAACCAATACAGGACCGATTCACTATCGAAACTAAAACTTATAGTCTTTTCAGTTAAGATATGGTCCAATATGATTTTCTAGTTTTACGAATTATCTATGTtactaataaaatgttatttacaTAAACTAagctattaatctatttatattatagtagaagtacattattttatgataactaacacatactagtatagtttTGAacttaactatagtctatataagttctagactttttatatgagtatatatgatcaaatatgtaaaaatgtatttatagaaagaatatatattataatttcttatgcaaaaaatatatttatcattgatatatatatatatatatatcaatgataaaaatataacatataatataatataaaaatattacatataatataaaaaattatacatatataccaATTCGGTAAGGTTTAAAcctgttttcaaaatatgaaaacaggTACCGCACTAGTTTGGACCAGTACCACACCGGACTGCTTACATAATGGACTGAACCGttccaaacccttttttttttttctaatgatCAACTTAAGCTCATCTAGTGGGCGACGTGGAACAGGCGCAAAAAGTTGACATTCCACGCATCTCTTGACAAACTTCTTTTGCCTCTAAGGGCATGTGGCCAATAATAGCCAGCCCTTACGACCTTTCCTGCTACAGCTCTTCCACCGTAGTGAGTCCCACAAACTCTTTCATGGATTTCTATCAATATTTACTGCGATTCTTCCGATTATACGCATCAtaggagagagatagagaagcTTCGCTTGTATATACTCTATTTATTAGGGCAAAGCGCGTTGCCCAGCTCTTAAGCTTTCTCGCTTCGTTTTCTCCTCGAGGAGTTCCCTGGTTCATGTGTTTTGCTATACCTGATGCCCAAATTGGCGTTGCCAAACTAACTTCCTAGATCTTCGCTCCAATAGCGGGAGTTTCCAACGTCCTTGATGTCGCTTCCCATGGTAGGGAGAGATCCTTCATTCCCAAGGTGGCTCGTGCCAATTTTCCTCTCGCGGTATTTGCCTGATACTGAAATACCAAAATCGATCACACTTCTCCAATACCAATTGCAagtatttcttcaatttttcgCTCTTCGTTGTTTATTCCCATACAACCTGGTTGACGACCATCTGAGAGTCGACTCTCATTTCAATTTCCTTGGCCCCTAATGCGCCAGTTGCATTGAGTCCTACCAGCAATGCCTCGTACTCTATCGCATTATTAGTGGTTTTAAAGGTGAGCTTTATTGTGTAATGGTGTTCTTCTTTGGACTCGACTTTGATATACACTCATACCCCCCGTCATTGTGGCAAGACGAACCGTCGGCAAAGCCTTGCTAGGGTTTTCTGATCAACATACCTGGGCTTTCCTTTGGAAGGTTGGTGAGCTCAGCTACAAAGTCAGCCAAGATCTGCCATTTCATTGTGTTTTGGGGAATGTACTCAATGTCGAACTTGCTTGACTCTATCGACTAGTTCATGAGGCAGCTGGTGGCATCTTGTGTAATGCTTTTTTCATAGTAGTTTTCTTTAGGACTTTAATCGGGTGAGCTTGGAAATATGGTCTTCAGGCTATTATCACTAGTGCAAATGCCAACATGTCCATATGCAGGTATCGGGACTTGGCTCCTCTGAATGCTCGGCTCGGGTAGTATATTGGTCTTTGGgtgcctttcttttctcttaccAAGGCTGTAGAGACTACTACTAGGTAGGCCACCAAGTATAGGTACAATGTCCCTCCCATATCCGTCTAGCTCAGAAAAGGCGAGTTGGAGAGGTACTCCTTCAGCTTTTCGAATACTCGGCCATACTCACAATTCTAAGACTGGGCTTTCTGCAACACCTTAAAGATGGGTAAGCATTTGTCTGTGGCCCTGGCGACGAACCTATTGACTGCCACCACTTGCCCCGTTAGTCTTTCACTTATGATCCAGGCTAGCCCCATGTTCATTATTGGTGTAATTTTTTTCCTGGAAGGGCCTCCAATCGTCTTTCCGAGACAATGAAGCTTAGGAATTTGTTCGAGCTTATGACGAAGGCACACTTTACTggattcaaatttattttattatatcataGCACAACAAAGGTTTCCTATAAATTAGCTGAATGATCCTTAGGTTCTTTACACTTGACCAACAGGCCGTTGACATAAACTTCCATATTTTGGCCAATCTGTCTTTGAAACATACGGTTCACCCATCTTTGATCGATGGGCCTTTCAtttaggccaaaaggcatgactcAATAGCAGTACAAGCCCTAATCCGTTATGAACGACGTTTTCTCCTTATCATCTGGTAGGCATCCCTGGAATTTAACATTCAATGCCCAATCGTGGAGTCCACTATCAAATCTATACGAGGCAAGGGAAAACTATCATCTTGGTAGGCTTTGTTCAAGTCCGGGAACTCAACGCACATTTTCTACTTACCATTGGTTTTCTTACTAGCACTATGTTGGAAAGCCATTCGAGGTAATGGCCTCATGTATGAACCTAACAGCTACCAAACAATCAACCTCTTCTGTTATGGCTGCGTACTCCATACTAAAATCCCTTCTCCTTTGTTGGATCGTCTTGGCTTTGGGGTTCACATAAAGTTGATGATCGATGATCTCGTTATCTATTCTTGGCATATCTTCGTGGCTCCAGGCAAGTACATCCTTGTGTTTATCCAAGATTCTTTTTAGCTATTGTCTGGTTTTGGGCCCCATCCTTGTTCTGATCCTCGTGGTTGCCTCCGGATAATCCGAGCCGAAGCTTATAGCATTGACAATTGgctagccaaatgccaatgcaagtccATAATTTGGCTATATGTTAGAAAAAACATCTGCATTGGACTAGTCAATGCTCCAAAGCTTAACAtgtgagctacagtaaattaagAGGACTCTCTATTATTGGTGAGTTACTTTTCACCTTTTatcacattattttattattttcatcaacagCCTATTCTTTATTTCCctcgttcttttctctctcctcaaccAGCAAGCTTCCTCGCCCTCTTTTCTCCCTCGTTCatccctcttctctccctcgttGCAGGTGAAATTTCGTCCAACGGTTGCGCGATTTCCTCCACTTCGTCCAGGATGTTGAGCCGCTAAACAAAACGTAGCTAGAAAGAATAAGATGTTGAGCCTCCCAATTGCTTTCTCTTCGTCGATAAGCTTCTCTTCGCAACCCCATTTCCCAATCTTCAAATCCTCCTTCAATGGTGCTAAAATCCAGCACATTAGCATGATTCGTGTGCCTCCTCAGACGGTGTTGTTCTAAAACCCTTCATCCTCAGTAGTGATGATGGCAAAGCGAGAGGaggaaatgaatgaaattaGGGTTGAAGACTACAGAAGAAATCAACGAAGGGTTGGTCGACCTCAAGGGAGAGTTCAAAGTCCAGAGAGTTCCATCGCATGTGCAAAAGGGTACTTTCCCTTTCGTCTTGTCTTTTTGCTGGAAAGGTGGTGTTCATTGCTTTACTTCACTGATCTTGGGATATCAGTAATAATATGGTTTGGTAGGAGAAATCACCTAGATTAAGCTGGGATGAATGAATGGTAATAACCCCAAGTTTATGTTTAAATCTAGATTAGTTAGCTTGAATGTTGTTAATCGACATTCTTTAAGTTGTGGGAGCAGGATTTGTGAGTGAATTAACGGTAATAACCCCAAGTTTATGTATGAATCTGTCTTTAGGCCACTTCATTGTAGTTTTTATTTAGGAATAGTTCAATTTTCCGTCATGTTTGTTAATAATATGAGAAGAATCCTTCCATATAGAACTGAAATACAGTAGCTCAAGATGGCTATTGGCAAATTTCCTTGTTGTATCACAGATATGACTTTGCTACCAACATGTGGCAACCTCAATAAAtagaaatgaatttattttcttgataggATTCAATTGGTATTATCATTTTGGCAATATCTTTCTAGTGTGTGATTGAAGAAAGCTTGAGGCCTTTCCAGAGATGGGTtcattgaattaaattaaaagaaaatcatttcgTACTACCACGTAGTTGGTAGGTTACATTGAGGATCGGAGGCTAGCATCTAACATGGATCCATATATTGTCACTTCCATGATTGCTGAAACCACAATTCTCAGGAAGCCTTAGAAAGGATATTGAAGATTGGGAGATAAGAGGAAGGTGGGAGGAAGAGGCTAGTATCAAATTCATGTGAATAATTGTCTCTCTTTGTCTtcggggaaaaaaaattatgtttatgcTTGGATTGGTTCAATGTTGTTGAAACTTTGTGTGTTTTGGGGGTTTTAGTTTTGGGAGGGAACATCAGCCCTTCAACTGAGAATTTGAAAGACATCCTTGGATCCGTTGGAGCTAAAGTTGTTGATGATAAGATTGAGATGCTCCTATCTGAGGTGAAGGGTAAAGACATTACTGAACTTATTGCATCTGGAAGAGAGAAATTGGCATATGTCCCTTCTAGTGGTGGTGGTTCTATTGCAATTGCAACAATAGGTGGTGGCGAcggtgctgctgctgctgctactGCAGCAGAGCCAAATAAAGAGGAAAAGgtggaagagaaagaggaaTCAGACGATGATATGGGCTTCAGTCTGTTTGATTGAGAAATTAGGATATCATGTATGTTTCAAGATTACTCCATCAGGGCTTGGTAGAAATCACAAGTTCATGTTTCCGCAagctgtttattttttattttttaatgtttggttcTCTtttaagtaggggtgtaaccggtccggtccggtccggttttggacaaaatctaggaccgaaccggtatttaccggttttgtatttttcaaaaccgattacgccccgattaccctcctaaaccggtacttccggttttaccggtttccggtccggtccggtccggttttccggttttttttaaatgtaaaaaacatataataaagtgttaattcttattataaaatattattaaaaatttaatatatatatattatgcttaaagcatttgatcaattaaatttttatctttaagattaaacttttattttataaattataacaacattatcttatatataattatattaataacatatgatcaaataaattacaaatgttcatatttaagattaacattttatgttattatttataaattataatataaaattttttcatatatgatatataattatatatattatatataaaaatttaacatataattatatatattatatatataaatattttgtataatatataaattaatttttatatattttttttccaaccggtccggttcggtccggtccggtcccaaaaactacggaaccggaaccggaccggaaccggccggttttcataaaataggaa carries:
- the LOC108986634 gene encoding 60S acidic ribosomal protein P2-1-like gives rise to the protein CLDWFNVVETLCVLGVLVLGGNISPSTENLKDILGSVGAKVVDDKIEMLLSEVKGKDITELIASGREKLAYVPSSGGGSIAIATIGGGDGAAAAATAAEPNKEEKVEEKEESDDDMGFSLFD